The following are encoded together in the Acidobacteriota bacterium genome:
- a CDS encoding AMP-binding protein, which produces MESLEFFQRFRENVRQRPDHAVFQIIEEEGRETFSTSQVADGLQRVSLFLQRQGLQPGQAVGVLMENHPRWGVAYLGAQSAGMVVVPFDILHSSKTLAELIVHSECRLLITSSGLADKIREIQERLGDPLPVLVAGEGQDEMPQCWHRWEDLMAEDLEEPIPMPLVERDPQDPLSVMYTSGTTGDPKGVVLSQAAIYRNVNAVFEQIKVTENDHILSVLPLYHALALMANFIMPLYVNARTTYLPALDAQRILKAFREEGITIFVCVPQFYYLVHKRIFQEVERQGMLKRRLFNLMLKSSHFCNQHLGFNPGKVFFGRVRKPFGRRFRFFAVGGARFDAEVARSFRDLGFTILQAYGMTETAAVATVTPLRSPRAVGSVGQPLPHVRLRIEEADEEGVGEVLVGGGSLMQGYLKNPRATEETLDNGWLHTGDLGYLDSRGLLYITGRKKDVIVLSSGKNIFPEELEHFYQDEISLIKEICILGVPDETSGEGQEKLHAVVVPDFEESKRQQIVNVADMTRYLLENASQKLPTYKRVRSFTIRRDALPRTTTRKIKRFQVQEELQESAAQAGRAEGEDQPQAGDEPSSAVEERIFEMIRKAKRAPVLRRSMNLELDVGFDSLQRVEFLSNVQENFSVHISDEQASEIFTVEQLVEAVERRLSGQGEEGEAGIRSWKEILESELEEGEKRLMKEVMDPRPFYELIVYLVTRFIKVAAKLLFRFKTWGQENLPRQYPFIICPNHQSYVDAPMVASALPPRVLKHTFYLGYSDYFENAFMRWVARLCKVVPVDPDRHLRQALRLGAEGLRRGQVLVVFPEGERTIDGSLKPFRGGPAILAQVLQVPVVPVAITGAYQVWRRGSGKIRLHPIHIRIGRPLDPPAEPEQREEFTERLKASVRALMEEDDLQ; this is translated from the coding sequence ATGGAGTCCCTGGAGTTTTTTCAACGCTTTCGCGAAAATGTCCGCCAACGGCCGGACCACGCCGTCTTCCAGATCATCGAAGAGGAGGGTCGGGAGACCTTCAGCACCAGCCAAGTGGCGGACGGGCTGCAGCGGGTCAGCCTCTTTTTGCAGCGGCAGGGCCTGCAGCCGGGCCAAGCCGTAGGAGTCCTGATGGAGAACCATCCGCGCTGGGGCGTGGCCTACCTGGGGGCCCAGAGCGCGGGGATGGTGGTGGTTCCCTTCGACATCCTCCATTCAAGCAAGACGCTGGCCGAGTTGATCGTCCACTCGGAGTGCCGCCTGCTCATCACCTCGTCCGGGCTGGCCGACAAGATCCGCGAGATCCAGGAACGGCTCGGTGATCCGCTGCCCGTGTTGGTGGCGGGAGAAGGCCAGGATGAAATGCCCCAGTGCTGGCATCGCTGGGAAGACCTGATGGCGGAGGACCTGGAGGAGCCGATCCCCATGCCGCTGGTGGAACGCGATCCCCAGGATCCGCTTTCCGTCATGTACACCTCGGGGACCACCGGCGATCCCAAGGGAGTGGTGCTCAGTCAGGCGGCCATCTACCGCAACGTCAACGCCGTCTTCGAGCAGATCAAGGTCACCGAGAACGACCATATCCTCTCGGTCCTGCCCCTCTACCACGCCCTGGCCCTGATGGCCAACTTCATCATGCCCCTCTACGTCAACGCCCGCACCACCTATCTGCCGGCGTTGGACGCCCAGCGCATCCTCAAGGCGTTCCGCGAGGAAGGCATCACCATTTTCGTCTGTGTGCCTCAGTTCTATTACCTGGTGCACAAGCGCATCTTTCAGGAGGTTGAACGGCAGGGAATGCTCAAGCGCCGCCTCTTCAACCTCATGCTCAAGTCCTCTCATTTCTGCAATCAACACCTGGGCTTCAACCCCGGCAAGGTTTTCTTCGGCCGGGTGCGCAAGCCCTTCGGCCGCCGGTTTCGCTTCTTCGCCGTGGGCGGCGCCCGATTTGACGCCGAGGTGGCGCGCTCCTTCCGTGATTTGGGATTCACCATCCTCCAGGCCTACGGGATGACCGAAACGGCGGCGGTGGCCACCGTCACTCCCCTGCGCTCGCCCCGAGCCGTGGGATCGGTGGGCCAGCCCCTGCCCCACGTCCGGCTGCGCATCGAAGAGGCTGATGAAGAGGGCGTGGGAGAGGTGCTGGTGGGCGGCGGCAGCCTGATGCAGGGCTATCTCAAGAATCCCCGCGCCACCGAGGAGACCCTCGATAACGGATGGCTTCACACCGGGGACCTGGGTTATCTCGATTCCCGCGGCCTGCTCTACATCACCGGACGCAAGAAGGACGTGATCGTCCTCAGTTCGGGGAAGAACATCTTCCCCGAGGAACTGGAGCACTTTTACCAGGACGAGATCTCCCTCATCAAGGAGATCTGCATTCTGGGGGTGCCGGACGAGACCTCCGGGGAAGGGCAGGAAAAGCTGCATGCGGTGGTGGTGCCCGATTTCGAGGAGTCCAAGCGCCAGCAGATCGTCAACGTGGCCGACATGACCCGCTATCTGCTGGAAAACGCCTCCCAAAAGCTGCCTACCTACAAGCGCGTGCGCAGCTTCACCATCCGGCGCGATGCGCTGCCCCGCACCACCACCCGCAAAATCAAGCGCTTCCAGGTGCAGGAAGAACTGCAAGAGTCCGCTGCCCAAGCCGGCCGGGCTGAGGGAGAGGATCAGCCGCAAGCCGGGGACGAGCCTTCATCGGCGGTGGAAGAGCGCATCTTCGAGATGATCCGCAAAGCCAAGCGGGCGCCTGTCTTGCGCCGGTCCATGAATCTCGAATTGGATGTCGGCTTCGATTCCCTGCAGCGGGTCGAGTTCCTTTCCAATGTGCAGGAGAACTTCTCCGTCCACATCTCCGACGAGCAGGCCTCCGAGATCTTCACGGTCGAGCAACTGGTAGAGGCCGTCGAGCGGCGTTTGTCGGGTCAGGGCGAGGAAGGCGAAGCGGGTATCCGCTCCTGGAAGGAGATCCTGGAATCTGAACTCGAGGAGGGCGAAAAGAGGCTCATGAAAGAGGTCATGGACCCCCGGCCCTTTTACGAGCTGATCGTCTACCTGGTCACCCGTTTCATCAAAGTGGCGGCTAAGCTGCTTTTCCGCTTCAAGACCTGGGGACAGGAGAATCTGCCCCGCCAGTATCCCTTCATCATCTGCCCCAACCACCAAAGCTATGTGGACGCCCCCATGGTGGCCTCGGCTTTGCCTCCCCGGGTGCTCAAGCACACCTTTTATCTGGGCTACAGCGACTATTTCGAAAACGCTTTCATGCGCTGGGTGGCCCGGCTTTGCAAAGTGGTACCGGTCGACCCCGACCGCCACTTGCGGCAGGCTCTGCGATTAGGCGCCGAAGGTCTGCGCCGGGGGCAGGTGCTGGTGGTCTTTCCAGAGGGCGAGCGAACCATCGACGGCTCTCTCAAGCCTTTTCGCGGCGGTCCCGCCATTCTGGCCCAGGTCCTGCAGGTTCCCGTCGTGCCGGTGGCCATCACCGGCGCCTATCAGGTGTGGCGGAGGGGTTCGGGCAAGATCCGCCTCCATCCCATCCACATACGCATCGGGCGGCCCCTCGACCCGCCTGCCGAGCCCGAGCAGAGGGAGGAATTCACTGAGCGTTTAAAGGCCTCGGTGAGAGCGCTTATGGAAGAAGATGACCTGCAGTAA
- a CDS encoding ATP synthase F0 subunit C codes for MMRKIAITAFVLLLFAVVALPAAAQGDAASSSGGTLFWGLSIGMGIAAAGCGLAQSNALRGACDGVARNPGAADSIRLFLFLGLALIEFLALLTFVICYLVYGLAS; via the coding sequence ATGATGAGAAAGATCGCAATTACCGCTTTCGTTCTGCTGCTTTTCGCCGTGGTGGCCCTTCCGGCCGCCGCCCAGGGGGACGCCGCTTCCTCGTCCGGCGGCACCCTTTTCTGGGGGCTGTCGATCGGCATGGGCATTGCAGCCGCCGGTTGCGGACTGGCCCAGAGCAACGCACTGAGAGGCGCTTGCGATGGTGTGGCCCGCAATCCCGGCGCGGCCGACAGCATCCGCCTGTTCCTCTTCCTGGGGCTGGCGCTGATCGAGTTCTTGGCCCTGCTGACTTTTGTGATCTGTTATCTGGTTTACGGCCTCGCCAGCTAA
- the atpB gene encoding F0F1 ATP synthase subunit A — translation MEHHEPFIAEIVNHYIANPIAGWFGYHPHGDHGGVLPGHLVMIIIAFLFLTVFSLWLRRRLSVDSPGGVQQALELTIQGLRSLAQDVIGARNRRYFPLLGGLFFYILVCNWMGQIPGFAPPTANFNIPVSMAICSFLYYNFHGVRVHGPVRYLIHFAGPVLALSFIVFPIEIISHAARIASLSIRLFGNLFAEELVTGSLATIFPFVVPLPTVLLGLFAGLIQAFVFVLLTMVYIGEAVAEEH, via the coding sequence GGATACCATCCCCACGGCGATCACGGCGGCGTGCTGCCCGGGCATTTGGTGATGATCATCATCGCCTTCCTGTTCCTGACGGTTTTCTCGCTTTGGCTGCGCCGCCGCCTCAGCGTGGACTCGCCGGGCGGCGTGCAGCAGGCGCTGGAGCTGACCATCCAAGGGCTGAGGAGCCTGGCGCAAGACGTCATAGGAGCCCGCAACCGCCGCTACTTCCCCTTGTTGGGCGGGCTCTTTTTCTACATCCTGGTTTGCAACTGGATGGGCCAGATTCCGGGATTCGCTCCTCCCACGGCCAACTTCAACATTCCGGTTTCGATGGCCATCTGCAGTTTTCTCTACTACAACTTTCACGGGGTGCGGGTGCACGGCCCCGTCAGGTATTTGATCCATTTCGCGGGTCCTGTCCTGGCTCTGTCCTTCATCGTCTTTCCGATCGAGATCATCAGCCATGCGGCCCGCATCGCCTCGCTGTCCATCCGGCTTTTCGGCAACCTCTTCGCCGAAGAGTTGGTGACCGGCAGCCTGGCCACCATTTTTCCCTTCGTTGTCCCCTTGCCCACGGTGTTGCTGGGCTTGTTCGCCGGACTGATCCAGGCCTTTGTTTTCGTGCTGTTGACCATGGTCTACATCGGAGAGGCGGTCGCAGAAGAACACTGA